The following proteins come from a genomic window of Paenibacillus spongiae:
- a CDS encoding immunoglobulin-like domain-containing protein: protein MNRSSKAFNVRLLIISMLLTLIPSGLVQADAGGAAINLALGKEVTSSSSYEMSNEGWARVNLVDGSKTGPRPPGSAENGFSTHPFAGAPTDGSPAWVMIDLGNVYKVDQLVLWPRNDNGEIAKGGGFPVDFIIKISTDNANWTTVVEQMNYPVPADAAEQIFDIDTADARYVRLEATKLQEAKEVVMQFREFEVISSSHGLSEEDIVEQDAQSLEEELSGKTDNIAASLSLRKVGKLGSTISWVSSEPEVIDASGKVKRPPAGQDMASVTLTATIKRGTAELIKEFTVTVKPHKPREETEEELLIGIFWPPTWEYTNLEQYQWIKDAHVDVVQNVLGSGLDTEERNMTMLDYAEQVGLKVNVADPRIRGNEDQIKEVVETYKDYWATGGYYIRDEPGIFEIANEARIYKEVLKHDASKNPYVNLFPNIYGDLYESDYVRAWVNAVGKDGAGEPNLKYLSYDNYPFLKDTFDNNYYDMADIIRRVGLENGIKTASYLQSIGFGSSPENMHHRRPSAQDLSFSAYSYLAYGFKYLTWFTYWTPTNRGEEFTNAIIDPSGRKTDLYEPFQRLNGEVKQLGKTLIHLDALHVYHSGTEMPTVKPKRVPDDFLLRPADVNDELIISYMVHKDTGKSYVMAVNKSLTDSRAVTLQADPRVTDVMEISKLTGEPASAGFDPAAGSLMTELLPGEGRLYALEGTFPGYGGPQKPELLPEPAKSRHPLSNLALGQTVDASSDVGNWGWSKANAVDGKRIGSDESMGWSSAPIKPHPNPDTPAWIQVDLGQAYPVKTVTLWPRNDNGKNIGVGFPKALSVKVSMDGKEWNTVLSRSEIALPSDGKPAELILETAVPARYVRVETNQMRPDPNNAFAFQLAELEVYQDATEKRLDVQVESTDLIAGQTTNLKVGIWRDDDMALHPVQEATFTSSDVEVAKIDANGSLTALAEGEVTIIVEAEGKDGRTERKEIAFIVRKLPDPWSLTAFGDVHATVIPDSEALLLFSSGSGIGEQEDSYAFLHQAMDSTYNELSAAFNSFAVPAGAGGLEGRTGLMFRNGTEEGTLLAYLSISPEGRMELSTRNGQGAVETVVEGSYTSLPVSLKLVQQGDRFTGYYSKGSGWYPIHLNEAASTVQLSGQSEWQAGLASFSKVAGRQNRAAVQQLQWNPLNQEAADAAAAAITLGALSSVVSDIQLPTSGLHGTTISWKSSNRAFMSDSGKLLKRPAAGQQDQSITLTATVTKGDKSTERAFTVTIKAESWSGGPIYSYPTPPTNPVKPAEPEQPDDNSGGEGTTPTENGGNEPNVHLTDIAGHWAQASIERAVQLGIVTGYADGTFKGNRPVTRDEFITMLMRTMKPPTQGGSSSIRFTDADSIQEWAREAIARALKAGIITGYADGTFRPRQEITRTELTVITVRALELLLEKTNDLPFEDADQVQSWALQYINAAYKAGLITGRPGNLFAPQGQTTRAEAVALLIRMLEQEE, encoded by the coding sequence ATGAACAGGAGTAGCAAAGCTTTCAATGTGCGGCTGCTTATTATCAGCATGCTGCTGACATTGATACCGTCAGGCTTGGTTCAAGCCGATGCAGGCGGAGCAGCAATTAATTTGGCTTTAGGGAAGGAGGTCACGTCTTCCTCAAGCTATGAGATGTCCAATGAAGGATGGGCAAGAGTCAACCTGGTGGACGGTTCGAAGACGGGACCGCGACCGCCGGGTTCTGCGGAAAATGGCTTCTCGACCCATCCTTTTGCGGGGGCTCCCACAGACGGGTCGCCTGCCTGGGTGATGATCGATCTTGGCAATGTGTACAAAGTCGATCAACTTGTCCTATGGCCGCGCAATGATAATGGAGAGATAGCTAAGGGCGGCGGATTTCCCGTTGACTTCATAATCAAGATCTCCACGGACAACGCGAATTGGACGACAGTCGTCGAGCAAATGAATTATCCCGTTCCCGCAGATGCGGCTGAACAGATCTTCGATATCGATACGGCCGATGCCCGCTATGTTCGCTTGGAGGCGACGAAGCTTCAGGAAGCCAAGGAAGTGGTCATGCAGTTCCGGGAGTTTGAGGTGATCTCATCCAGTCACGGACTCAGCGAGGAAGACATCGTTGAACAGGACGCTCAATCGTTGGAGGAGGAGTTAAGCGGCAAGACCGACAATATCGCTGCGAGTCTGTCCTTGCGTAAAGTCGGCAAGCTGGGTTCAACGATTAGCTGGGTCAGCTCCGAACCGGAAGTGATAGACGCCAGCGGTAAGGTGAAGCGTCCTCCGGCCGGTCAAGATATGGCTTCCGTCACACTCACCGCAACGATTAAGCGGGGGACTGCGGAGTTGATTAAGGAATTTACGGTCACCGTAAAGCCCCACAAGCCGCGCGAAGAAACGGAAGAGGAATTGTTGATCGGCATCTTCTGGCCGCCGACTTGGGAATATACCAATTTGGAGCAGTATCAGTGGATAAAGGATGCCCATGTGGATGTGGTGCAGAACGTGCTCGGCTCCGGTCTGGATACAGAGGAGCGCAACATGACGATGCTCGATTACGCCGAACAGGTCGGTCTGAAGGTAAACGTTGCGGATCCTAGAATTCGCGGAAACGAAGACCAGATCAAGGAAGTTGTCGAGACGTACAAGGATTACTGGGCGACAGGCGGTTATTACATACGGGATGAGCCCGGTATATTCGAGATCGCCAATGAAGCGCGTATCTATAAGGAAGTACTTAAGCATGATGCTAGCAAGAATCCTTACGTGAATCTATTTCCCAACATCTATGGCGATCTGTACGAGTCCGATTATGTTCGGGCATGGGTAAATGCGGTAGGGAAAGACGGGGCCGGCGAGCCTAATTTGAAATATTTGTCCTATGATAATTACCCTTTCCTGAAAGATACATTCGACAACAATTACTATGACATGGCGGATATTATTCGTAGAGTTGGCCTGGAGAACGGCATCAAGACGGCGTCGTACCTGCAGTCCATCGGTTTCGGCAGTTCACCTGAGAATATGCACCACCGCAGACCGAGTGCGCAGGATCTTTCATTCAGCGCTTATTCTTATTTAGCCTATGGCTTTAAGTACTTGACGTGGTTCACCTATTGGACGCCTACCAATCGCGGCGAAGAGTTCACGAATGCGATCATCGATCCGTCCGGCCGGAAGACGGACTTGTATGAGCCGTTTCAACGGTTGAACGGGGAAGTCAAGCAGCTCGGCAAGACGCTTATTCATTTGGACGCTCTGCATGTGTATCATTCCGGCACGGAGATGCCGACAGTGAAGCCGAAGCGGGTACCGGATGATTTTCTGCTTCGGCCTGCCGATGTCAATGATGAGCTCATCATCTCGTACATGGTTCATAAGGACACGGGAAAATCGTATGTGATGGCGGTTAATAAATCGTTAACCGATTCGCGAGCCGTCACTTTGCAAGCCGATCCTCGTGTTACGGATGTAATGGAAATATCCAAGCTTACCGGAGAACCCGCTTCAGCTGGTTTTGATCCGGCTGCCGGCAGCTTAATGACAGAGCTGCTCCCTGGGGAAGGCCGTTTGTATGCATTGGAAGGCACCTTCCCGGGCTATGGAGGTCCGCAGAAGCCTGAACTGCTGCCGGAGCCTGCGAAGAGTCGCCATCCGTTATCCAACTTGGCTCTTGGTCAAACGGTCGATGCATCCAGTGATGTAGGCAATTGGGGCTGGTCAAAGGCAAATGCGGTCGACGGCAAGCGGATAGGGTCCGACGAGAGCATGGGATGGAGCAGCGCACCGATCAAACCTCATCCTAATCCTGATACGCCGGCTTGGATTCAGGTGGATCTCGGCCAGGCGTATCCCGTTAAGACCGTTACGCTTTGGCCGCGCAACGATAATGGTAAGAACATAGGCGTAGGCTTCCCGAAAGCGCTGTCCGTGAAGGTTTCAATGGATGGAAAGGAGTGGAATACGGTTCTCTCACGCAGTGAAATCGCTCTGCCTTCGGATGGCAAACCAGCTGAATTGATATTGGAAACAGCTGTGCCGGCGCGTTACGTAAGGGTCGAGACGAATCAGATGCGTCCGGATCCGAACAATGCTTTTGCCTTCCAATTGGCTGAGCTTGAAGTGTATCAGGATGCAACCGAAAAACGTCTTGATGTACAAGTCGAAAGCACGGATTTGATTGCAGGCCAAACAACTAACTTGAAAGTCGGGATTTGGCGTGACGATGACATGGCCCTTCATCCGGTACAGGAAGCGACATTCACTAGCAGCGATGTAGAAGTTGCCAAGATTGATGCGAATGGTAGCTTAACCGCGCTGGCTGAGGGTGAAGTAACGATTATAGTCGAAGCGGAAGGAAAGGATGGCAGAACCGAGCGGAAGGAGATCGCGTTTATCGTCCGTAAGCTGCCTGACCCTTGGAGCTTAACGGCCTTCGGGGATGTGCATGCCACCGTTATTCCGGATTCCGAAGCGCTTCTTCTATTCTCAAGCGGCAGCGGGATCGGGGAGCAGGAGGACTCGTATGCGTTTCTCCATCAAGCGATGGATTCAACCTATAATGAACTTTCTGCTGCATTTAACTCCTTCGCAGTTCCGGCCGGAGCCGGCGGTTTGGAGGGAAGAACGGGACTCATGTTCCGCAATGGAACGGAGGAGGGCACTCTGCTAGCCTATCTCTCCATCAGTCCCGAGGGGCGCATGGAGCTTAGCACACGCAATGGTCAAGGTGCTGTTGAAACCGTCGTTGAAGGTAGCTATACCAGCCTTCCGGTATCCCTGAAGCTCGTTCAGCAGGGTGACCGCTTCACCGGTTATTACAGCAAGGGAAGCGGCTGGTATCCAATTCATCTCAATGAGGCTGCGTCCACGGTTCAGCTATCCGGTCAATCCGAGTGGCAGGCCGGGTTAGCCTCGTTCTCGAAAGTAGCGGGCAGGCAAAACAGAGCGGCTGTTCAACAGCTGCAATGGAATCCATTGAATCAAGAAGCGGCAGATGCGGCTGCAGCTGCAATAACGCTTGGAGCTCTGTCCTCCGTTGTAAGTGACATTCAGCTTCCGACAAGCGGGCTGCATGGTACAACGATATCATGGAAGAGCTCGAATCGTGCTTTCATGAGCGATAGCGGGAAGCTCTTGAAGCGACCTGCTGCGGGACAGCAGGATCAATCCATTACGCTGACCGCTACGGTTACCAAAGGGGATAAGAGTACGGAACGAGCATTCACGGTAACGATCAAAGCCGAGTCTTGGTCAGGAGGCCCGATCTATTCCTATCCTACACCCCCTACGAATCCAGTAAAACCTGCAGAACCGGAACAACCAGATGATAATAGTGGAGGAGAAGGGACGACTCCAACAGAGAATGGCGGCAATGAACCAAATGTTCATCTCACGGATATCGCCGGTCACTGGGCACAGGCTTCCATTGAGCGCGCTGTTCAGCTGGGGATTGTGACAGGCTATGCGGATGGCACTTTCAAGGGCAATCGTCCGGTAACCAGAGATGAGTTCATTACCATGCTGATGCGTACAATGAAGCCGCCAACTCAAGGGGGAAGCAGCAGTATCCGGTTTACGGATGCGGACAGCATTCAAGAATGGGCCAGGGAAGCAATCGCCCGGGCATTGAAAGCCGGCATCATAACAGGCTATGCGGATGGAACCTTCCGGCCGAGACAGGAGATTACCCGGACTGAGCTGACCGTCATAACGGTACGCGCTCTGGAACTGCTGCTGGAGAAAACGAACGACCTGCCATTCGAAGATGCCGATCAGGTGCAATCATGGGCACTGCAATATATTAACGCTGCTTATAAAGCCGGCCTGATAACGGGCCGTCCAGGCAACTTGTTCGCTCCGCAGGGTCAAACCACTCGTGCCGAGGCTGTAGCCTTGTTGATCCGAATGCTTGAACAGGAAGAGTAA
- a CDS encoding spore germination protein, translated as MPGKGKREEKTDVQSIEHYKEVLIDPSINENKRMLEDIFRDSSDAVIREFTMENGPEALICYVDGIVLSTAVDEVLKSLMVLQGNEFDIAEIAKKTLPVVQTSSAEHYGDLLTAVLSGDTVLFVEGSTIALVLGLRGTEGRTVSEPETETVVRGPREGFNEHLRTNTSLIRTKIKSPRLKMKSFVVGTETMTDVVVSYMDGIANPKVVQEVEDRIKRICIDGVLESGYIEELIQDSNYSPFPQIQNTERPDTVAAALLEGRVAILVNGTPFVLLAPFGFWQWLQASEDYYERFLVGTLLRVLRFQFLFIALLTPALYIAASTYHPEMIPTSLLLSIAASREAIPFPAVVEALIMEVAFEALREAGVRLPRTVGQAVSILGALVVGNAAVQAGIVSAAMVIVVSLTGIASFTLPRYNAAISVRMLRFPLMLLASLFGLLGIVVGIMAIIGHMAKLRSFGVPYLAPVAPVSFSDWKDIFIRAPWHKMNRRPAYMNALDQQRQPITGSSAVDKGDQA; from the coding sequence TTGCCGGGTAAAGGAAAGCGAGAAGAGAAGACAGACGTTCAGTCGATTGAGCACTATAAAGAGGTTCTTATCGATCCTTCGATTAATGAAAATAAACGAATGCTGGAAGACATCTTCCGCGACAGCTCGGATGCCGTCATCCGTGAATTTACGATGGAGAACGGTCCGGAAGCGCTGATCTGCTATGTGGACGGGATCGTGCTCAGCACTGCCGTCGACGAAGTGTTGAAATCATTGATGGTACTGCAGGGCAATGAATTCGATATTGCCGAGATTGCGAAGAAGACGCTTCCGGTCGTACAGACGTCGTCGGCTGAGCACTATGGCGACCTTCTTACCGCCGTCTTATCCGGCGATACGGTCTTGTTTGTAGAAGGCAGTACAATCGCTCTCGTCCTTGGACTCCGAGGGACAGAGGGGCGTACCGTTTCGGAGCCCGAAACCGAGACCGTCGTTCGCGGACCCCGCGAAGGCTTTAACGAGCATCTGCGGACAAATACGTCACTGATCCGAACCAAAATTAAATCGCCGCGATTGAAAATGAAATCGTTCGTCGTCGGAACGGAGACGATGACAGATGTGGTCGTTTCGTATATGGACGGGATCGCCAACCCGAAAGTGGTTCAGGAGGTCGAAGACCGCATAAAACGCATATGCATCGATGGCGTGCTGGAAAGCGGCTATATCGAAGAGCTGATTCAAGACAGCAACTACTCGCCGTTTCCGCAAATTCAAAATACGGAACGACCGGATACAGTTGCGGCGGCTTTGCTGGAAGGCAGAGTGGCCATCCTCGTGAACGGGACGCCATTCGTGCTGTTGGCGCCTTTCGGCTTCTGGCAATGGCTGCAGGCGAGCGAGGATTATTACGAGCGGTTTCTGGTGGGCACATTGCTGCGCGTGCTCCGATTTCAATTCCTGTTTATCGCGCTGCTCACACCCGCACTTTACATCGCCGCGTCCACCTATCATCCCGAGATGATTCCGACCAGTCTGCTGCTTAGCATTGCTGCTTCCAGAGAAGCGATACCGTTTCCTGCGGTCGTGGAGGCGCTCATTATGGAGGTCGCATTCGAAGCCCTTCGGGAAGCGGGCGTCAGACTGCCCCGGACCGTCGGTCAAGCGGTTAGCATATTGGGAGCGCTGGTCGTCGGCAATGCCGCCGTTCAGGCGGGAATCGTATCGGCGGCGATGGTCATCGTCGTCTCGCTGACAGGTATCGCTTCATTCACGCTGCCTCGTTACAATGCGGCCATCTCGGTCAGGATGCTCCGATTCCCGCTCATGCTGCTCGCTTCGCTGTTCGGGCTGCTCGGTATCGTAGTCGGCATTATGGCGATCATAGGCCATATGGCGAAGCTCCGGTCGTTCGGCGTTCCGTATCTGGCGCCGGTTGCCCCTGTTTCCTTCAGCGACTGGAAGGATATTTTTATTCGCGCCCCGTGGCATAAGATGAACCGGAGGCCTGCCTATATGAATGCATTGGATCAACAACGTCAACCGATTACAGGCTCGAGCGCTGTCGACAAGGGGGACCAAGCATGA
- a CDS encoding Ger(x)C family spore germination protein, with the protein MKTLHGYIRRVLLSSVTIGLVIPLTGCWDRREINDVAFVLASAIDKEGEDVKISVLIPLPGNMGGATGGGGGSGGKKPFVIKEETGSSIREAAAKLQRGLPRKLFLGHRRVLLIGEEYAREGVDQMIDAVTRLPENRLTVFVAVTKGKAVDVLNADTRLERFSAEAIRETLQSDSSLRVSLKDVAGQVIVTGSDAYLPYLQLKETSLARQQAEDITVSGYALTHNGKMTAVAQERSAIGLRLLSGKFKPYILTLKGKNDVNTTLGITSAGVLITPKNKNGEPSFRIEVVSKASIEEDMHLQRNYDDIEQRTGIERQVEKSMRKDIEQALTLMQETNSDVLGFGQILNRTYPGLWQRTWKQNWEVLFPRCTFEIHVRNKLHRIGMNKENLAKKEQ; encoded by the coding sequence ATGAAGACGCTGCATGGCTATATTCGGCGTGTGCTGCTATCATCTGTAACGATCGGCTTAGTCATTCCGCTGACGGGTTGCTGGGACCGGAGGGAGATCAATGACGTCGCCTTCGTACTGGCTAGCGCAATCGATAAAGAAGGGGAAGACGTCAAGATCAGCGTCCTGATCCCGCTGCCCGGTAATATGGGCGGAGCGACAGGCGGCGGCGGGGGTTCGGGAGGGAAGAAACCTTTCGTCATAAAGGAAGAAACCGGCAGCAGCATAAGAGAAGCCGCAGCAAAGCTGCAAAGAGGACTGCCGAGGAAGCTGTTTCTCGGACACCGCCGCGTATTATTGATCGGCGAGGAATATGCCCGTGAGGGCGTGGACCAGATGATCGATGCCGTCACGAGATTGCCGGAAAATCGGCTGACCGTATTCGTTGCGGTGACGAAAGGCAAAGCTGTCGACGTCCTTAATGCGGATACCCGGCTGGAACGATTCTCAGCCGAAGCGATTCGAGAGACTCTGCAGTCCGATTCCAGCCTCCGGGTGTCGTTGAAGGATGTTGCCGGACAGGTCATCGTGACCGGCAGTGATGCATATTTACCATACTTACAGTTGAAAGAGACCAGTTTGGCTCGGCAGCAGGCAGAGGATATAACGGTGTCCGGCTACGCTTTAACCCACAATGGAAAGATGACGGCTGTCGCCCAGGAGCGGTCCGCCATCGGCCTTCGGCTGTTAAGCGGAAAATTCAAACCGTATATTCTGACATTGAAAGGAAAGAACGATGTGAATACGACGCTTGGGATCACGTCGGCGGGCGTTCTTATTACACCCAAAAACAAAAACGGCGAACCGAGCTTTCGGATCGAAGTCGTTTCAAAGGCCAGCATCGAGGAGGATATGCATTTACAAAGGAATTACGACGATATCGAGCAGCGCACAGGAATCGAGCGGCAGGTGGAAAAGAGCATGAGAAAGGACATCGAGCAGGCGCTGACGCTTATGCAGGAAACGAACAGTGACGTGTTAGGCTTCGGACAGATCTTGAACCGTACTTACCCGGGCTTATGGCAACGAACATGGAAGCAAAATTGGGAAGTTTTGTTTCCCCGCTGCACCTTTGAAATTCATGTCAGGAACAAGCTGCATCGGATTGGGATGAACAAAGAAAACTTGGCCAAGAAGGAACAATAG
- a CDS encoding GerAB/ArcD/ProY family transporter: MKDRMTIGSFQLTLLICSFLAISSQASLPMALTGAAKQDAWLSYFVPIVYGCGVGMFFYKLVQKYPGQNMYEIANALCGKFVGGVLNALFILYFIVDLSAQTRLFTDFFSSSILLRTPPELIIMIITLLIIYYSTGTMEHLVRTNVVFIMCYTIVLMFLPVILMNEIDLRKLMPVLSSGIVPPLKSSIISVASFGDILAIGAFLHHVKGPREIYMAMKLGVVVSSFLLTLWNFCLVSVVSPVFVSRLIFTGWILVQQIHVTDFLDRVDLLVFSLFMPLILIKHSVLFFAILTGLASYTKKRRIFGNLMVGLLVMMFSTVAFDDTDEVILFNNYGMIPLTLMIHIVFFGCLGVGIAISKWTGRTSTIPDAKTRLYSGPARAMLIGCGASIAFGAYFGSKLGWYGIISAGLFIMFLLLCVYFTLLQYRKTIINKG, translated from the coding sequence ATGAAGGACCGGATGACGATCGGCAGCTTTCAGCTTACGCTGCTGATCTGCTCGTTTCTAGCCATCTCCAGTCAAGCAAGCTTGCCGATGGCGCTAACCGGCGCCGCAAAACAGGATGCGTGGTTGTCCTATTTTGTTCCCATCGTATATGGATGCGGAGTCGGCATGTTCTTCTATAAGTTAGTGCAGAAATATCCGGGACAAAATATGTATGAAATCGCGAATGCGCTGTGCGGTAAGTTTGTGGGAGGGGTGCTGAATGCTCTCTTCATCCTATACTTTATCGTCGATCTGTCTGCGCAGACGCGATTATTTACCGATTTCTTCAGCTCGTCGATCCTTCTGCGGACGCCGCCTGAGCTTATCATCATGATCATTACATTGCTGATTATCTATTATTCGACCGGGACGATGGAGCATTTGGTCAGAACGAACGTCGTGTTTATTATGTGCTATACGATCGTTCTGATGTTCCTGCCCGTCATCCTCATGAATGAAATCGATCTGCGTAAGCTGATGCCGGTTCTGAGCAGCGGTATCGTTCCTCCGCTGAAAAGCAGCATTATTTCAGTGGCTTCATTCGGAGATATCTTGGCAATCGGAGCTTTTCTCCATCATGTTAAAGGGCCTCGCGAAATTTACATGGCGATGAAATTAGGCGTTGTGGTCTCTTCCTTTCTGCTGACGCTCTGGAACTTCTGTTTAGTTAGCGTTGTCAGTCCTGTATTTGTTTCCAGGCTAATCTTCACCGGCTGGATTCTGGTACAGCAGATTCATGTCACCGACTTCCTGGATCGTGTCGATTTGTTGGTGTTTTCTCTATTCATGCCGCTTATTTTGATTAAACACTCCGTACTATTCTTCGCCATTCTAACGGGGCTTGCATCTTATACGAAGAAACGGCGCATTTTTGGCAATCTGATGGTGGGCTTGCTGGTCATGATGTTTTCTACCGTAGCTTTTGATGACACGGATGAAGTGATATTGTTCAACAACTACGGGATGATTCCGCTAACGCTTATGATCCATATCGTTTTCTTCGGCTGCTTGGGCGTTGGAATCGCGATAAGCAAATGGACAGGAAGAACGAGCACGATCCCGGATGCGAAAACCCGACTTTACAGCGGGCCTGCGAGAGCGATGCTTATCGGCTGTGGGGCTTCCATCGCTTTCGGTGCTTATTTCGGCAGTAAGCTGGGGTGGTATGGCATCATCAGCGCGGGATTATTCATCATGTTCCTTCTTCTGTGCGTGTACTTCACGCTCCTGCAATATAGGAAAACGATTATAAATAAAGGGTGA